One Sesamum indicum cultivar Zhongzhi No. 13 linkage group LG14, S_indicum_v1.0, whole genome shotgun sequence genomic window, CTGGTGtagtttcatttttctctgGCGGCATGTTTCCTTGGTTGCTACTACCTTGTGCACTGCAGGCCCTTCATCGGATAGctcaagaaaaaatgatccAGCTGGGACTcgatttatttgataatttctgCTTATACTTGAACTGAAACTCCCCAATACATCATTCTCGTAGCAGACCTGAGAATACGGGATTGTAACTGAATCAAGATGGTGACGAACTGCTTGTTTGCATTGCTTGGCAAGATCTTTTACAAAGAAGTTGTACGAGTGCCTTTAAAGCAGCATGAAAACCAACAACCCGTCTATATCTCCATATAGCTGACCATCTTAtagaatttaacaaaataaaagaattagtgAATCATTAATCTACAGTTACTTCCCATACCCATCTTGATTCCATGGAGAAGTAAGGGAGAAATCACAGGAGGGAATATGGATTCAGATTTGATGAATTTGCTAACATTTCCCATAAGTTGATGTTTTTTTCACAACTGCTAAACCACTACTCTTTTGGGCAATCAGAAATTAACGTCCTTAACTTTATCCATTGCAATCGCATCTCAAGGACCGGAAGAAGCTAAGACGCACTAATTCTAGTTTCCAGCTTCAGCACACAATACTTAAACCAAGTTTCAAGGCTCCAGCCAAAAAACATCTTCTGGTGCATGCATAACTTTCAGAAGCTCGGGTCTTGGAAAATTAGCCACAGacactattattataatgtgGCTACCATGATCCTTGATCCCACAACCTAGAACCTAGCATTGAAATCCAGATTAAGAACTGTTACAATTAACCACACGTCACTTTCTAGTAAATTCAAAGGACCATTTGATGACATGTTAcactttgaaaaaattaattaagagaaaatttaagGATTCAGAACTTACATccaaaatgatgatgatgatttctCTGGATAGCAATATCAAAAAGATTGCACAATACAAAAGCAAGCCGATCTCATGCTGTGGTAAAGAAGAGGTGCAAGCCGCGACTTGGCTGCAGCACGTGCAATCTCCGCAGCAGCCTCTGTAACTCCTCCACTCCCAGCATGGGCAAGTAAGATATTGGCTACCTGACATAGGATggcatatgaaaatttatgtagaCTAATTCCCTAAACAGTCAAAGTCACATTGATCTAAAAGTACCTTCTCCCTTGACACAGCTGAGCATTCCATGGAATATGTGGCACAACGAAACTCATGCACCACTCTTTCAAATGCAGCGCCCCCATAAAGACAAAGAGCAGCGTTTGGAGGCTTTATCTCTCTGGTAACACCAGGCCAACCACCTATACCACTGTTCGATTTTTCCTCTTCTGTTGTCTTCCCCCATTGCTCTGGATCTGCTGCTCCCTCAAGAAGTGCTTCCTTTATAGCAATTACAAGAACCACAAGTTCAAatcataatcaaaattaacttcatggctcaaatagaaaaatattttatccaaatctaGATAGAGTATACACCAGATGGCTGCAGATGGAAGCAGCATGCAACATGGCAGATCTGCGAAGATGAGCCACATCAGAAGTTGCCTGTATTCTGCTGTCCAATCTGTTCAATCAGCTGTGACTTCGGTGCAACGCTGTTCCAGTAACGCCAATGTGGCAGGGGCAgcttctttgtatttcttctGGAGTTCGGATTCTAAATAATCTCTGAGACATCCAAACCCTATGTAGGATTTGTACTTCTCTTCATCAAATCCCCCTTTAACACCATCTCGTAGATAACTTAGTACTTCTGTATCTACCTGAGAAATTTTCCTACGGAACTCTTCATTAGAAACTGAGCTTCTCTCTTTAAGCAGGTCAACAAAAAGTGGCCGAGTGTTCTCTCCAAGATACCCATTTGCACTCAAATATTGATCAACTTCCCAACGGTCGCTGAACTCCTGCAAATATTGACTATTCAACTCATCTTCCaactttttttctcaaaatcatTTTTCCCATAACATTAGCAGCACCCACAACAAAAGGAAGAATAACTCTTCCATGAGTGGTGCATATCATAATTGGTTATGATATCTTATGTATTActtatcactaattatattttgtccaCAAGCTTTTAGTTGAACAGTACCTTGAGACGGTTATCAAATTTGGAGACAACAATGAGTGTTCGTCTAAAGGCTGGATCTATTTCACGAACAGCATCTAACCACAAAGACGAGCGCACCATTCTACACTACTctgttgaagaaaaacaagaatgcGATGTGGCGGACTAGCTAAGGACTTCACAATTGACAAAATTTCATCCAGTGTACTCTCAGGTTTCGCCCTTCTTTGCCTgttgtatttcaaaatatcaaataaattctcaTTGGAAACTCTCaaatgaaaaagtaaatacaaaaaactTCAGTTTCCTTGCATACCGTGAGAACAAAGCCTGGAGTATCAATAATGGTGAGATTAGGACAATGTGCATATTCTGCtctcataataataataggcTTAGAAGAAACTGCAGTTCTGGTCTTCCTCAAAAGTGCTTCTGTCCGCAACTTTATGTAATCTGCAATTGCAGTTGATGATACAATAGGACTCCCATATTCTTCAGAATCCTCTTCCTGTTTAAAAGCTcatttttcagtttctttAAAAAGACCCCAACATAGCTTTTGATATCAAGGAATCTAAGCACTAGAGCTGGAATATTCAAGACTCAACAAATTCTGTAAAACTATAATCAGCTGAAAACCCATGTGCTCAGTTCTATGGATCACATCCATTCTAAATTTCAATAGGTACTGATATAGTACCTCATATCAAACACGCAAAACTCttccaaaatacaaattgGGGTGGGGGACAGGCtttgggaaaaagaaaaaagaaagacaaatgTAGAGTACCTGAAAGCACCATCGGGGCTCCATAGCAGTGGGATCATGAACCATCAATAGGACTCCCATATTCTTCAGAATCCTCTTCCTGTTTAAAAGCTcatttttcagtttctttAAAAAGACCCCAACATAGCTTTTGATATCAAGGAATCTAAGCACTAGAGCTGGAATATTCAACACTCAACAAATTCTGTAAAACTATAATCAGCTGAAAACCCATGTGCTCGGTTCTATGGATCACATCCATTCTAAATTTCAATATGTACTGATATAGTACCTCATATCAAACACGCAAAACTCttccaaaatacaaattgGGGTGGGGGAGAGGctttggaaaaaagaaaaaagaaagacaaatgTACAGTACCTGAAAGCGGCATCGGGGCTCCATAGCAGTGAGATCATGAACCATCAATAGGACTCTCATATTCTTCAGAATCCTCTTCCTGTTTAAAAGCTGATTTTTCAGTTTCTTTAAAGACCCCAACATAGCTTTTGATATCAAGGAATCTAAGCACTAGAACTGGAATATTCAACACTCAACAAATTCTGTAAAACTATAATCAGCTGAAAACCCATGTGCTCAGTTCTATGGATCACATCCATCCTAAATTTCAATAGGTACTGATATAGTACCTCATATCAAACACGCAAAACTCttccaaaatacaaattgGGGTGGGGGAGAGGctttggaaaaaagaaaaaagaaagagaaatgtAGAGTACCTGAAAGCGGCATCGGGGCTCCATAGCAGTGGGATCATGAACCATCTGGAGAATGAGCGGGCGTCGTGTGCCCATTTCAACTTCCCGTACATTGAACCTGAACCCTAGCAGGGCTTCAAGGAGCGAACTCTTGCCATCAGATTGACCTCCGATAGCGACAATCTCCGGTATTGGGAGTTTCTCTCCAAATGCAACGGCGGCAACCTGCAGCCGGTTGTAGGCCTCGAATCTCGTTTTGAATTCGGAAGCTGACTTGTTTAAAGCGTCCACAGAGTCATGGCGCTGGCGCTTCCCGGAAGCAGACTTTGCGCCGGTCTGGGTTTTACTGGGTGTAGTGATGAAATCGATGGCGGTTCCGGACCGTTGCTGTCGGTGGCcattgaagagagagagagagagacgcaGGCGATGCAGTGGGAGGGAAGTGAATAGCGGTTGtccaaatttatgaatttgaagACTGTAGAGAGCCGTTGGAGAGATAGCCGTTGGAGAGATCCGTTGGAGAGATAGCCGTTGGAGAGATCCGTTGGAGAGATAGCCGTTGGAGAGATCCGTTGGGGCGGATTAGGGCAGCCAAGGCCTTAGACCGGAGTGTGGATGCAGGTGAATCCCTCAGCTTCTGTGAGCCGTTCAGATACTTGAGTTGGATGGGCCATTTGATGGGCCAAGTGTCTCAACGACCCAAAGTTGTAGATCAGCCCATCAGGATGTAATCTTCTGTGTCCAAATACATCCTCAAATTGtgctatatttattattagtagATCTGGTACgcgaataaaatatatcaattaaataaaaaatacagaacaaattttgaaaaataaaaaagagaaaacaaaaatggatttgaaaattgagaaaagagaaacaaaaattaataaaaataattaaaaattaaactataaaaagtaATACACAGAAAGGTTATCATCGCTTAGTAATAAAATACAGATATATATCAAAAATCGGACAAACTCAAATATCtgtgcaaatatatatatataagcatgtatatgtgttaattatattgcatattataaaagtatatcTAGCATGAACTGAATATTACATCGAGTTGGCAATTGTACTTGGATCCGTCCTTggattcaaaatattaaaatcaaggCGGATAGCAAGTCCTGGGTTCTTAATGACCCGCCGcggtataataatttaatatatattattttaatagaataaacactaataaaatattatcttatgttatttattttttattagctatttattcaataatcaATGAATCgaaaaattatctcaaaatacttAACAAGATGGAAGATTAAGAGGTTATTGGCAGTGCATAGTTGCTATGAATTGTTTGAATTGATTTGTTAtgtacaattttatttgtaattgtatattaaatatttattttatatttgtataacaaataaaaaagataattggGTCTACCAAACTAGACCCACTCCAGTGGATTTTGTACTAGAACGTGGCGGGTCTTTCCCAAAACTGACAGAATAAGTCTCTGATCCATCCAAATCCACCCCCGTTGTCACCTTTAATGCTACATTAGGTGATATAATGATAAgactacaaatatttttaaaagttgtatttgtttattatatgtGACATTCTTGCCGCAATTCTTAATTTCGAATGTACGAggttatattaaatatatgcaCATTTATGAAAAGTAATAGAGAAAatggatataatttttttttttccattatgTGTCTTTATTAGGGTGATAGTTTTGCATTATTGtctcttaaattattatataattaaactcggggactcaaatttttatactgAAGTCTGATGCATTCAAATCTAATATGAAAGTTATGatcaattttgattgaattagCATCACCTCTTGGAACTTTGTAGGAAAGGTATCTGagatcaaaaacaaaaaggaaatgaaaatgTGTAGAGACCAGATGATTTATACCAAAGAGCTTTCTAAGCTTCCATCTACGTTCAGAATACAGCAACAGGTTAGTGAATGCATCTGTATCCTGGTGTACACAGAGACGAAATTCATCTTTGGGGGGCTAGAGGAAAGATCGTCGTCTTCTTGAGGTCCAAGTAGAATTTCACTCACAAATAACGTAGGAGCTCGACTGCAAACTTCCCCTTCCGAGTTGAGTTTATTTCTCCAATCTGGAAAACAGGAGAGTCTTATAAGAGTAGCAATGGGCTACGCATGTAATACGTAACTTGATATATGATTCGTGGgagtttatatttactttttcaagTTAATGAAATACGTTCAGAAAAAACTATATCCAGAAAAGCATTAGTGTAGAAGATCAATACTGCAGCATCAACAAGGACCCACCTTTAGTCTTCCTTTACCACTAATGGAGACGATGTCCCCTGTCTTGACGGTTGTATTGTTTTTCGTCACAGTGGCCCAGTTGACGCGCACATCTCCATCGCTGGATGCAGAAGAATACAATCCGTTTAGTTTCTCGTGCCATGTAAgctaaaaattgatttcacaaaaacatagaaagaaaaacttcTTGACAAAAAAGATACCATcatatctttattttctaatcTAAGTTGACAAACAAGAGAGACAGATATGCTTGATGGATGATGGAATAATGGAATAATCTTTAAccaaatgttaatatttagaGCAACATCAGGTTGTAAAAAGAATGACAATTTCAACAGAGCAGAGTCACTccatgaaagaaaagaagtggTGAGATCCCAGGGTAATGAAGCCTCACCTCCCACCACTCCCATATTCTCACACACCCTGTTTAATCCTATCGACTGCAAAGAGAATAGAAGCCTACCTGATCAAATTAGCCATTTTGGAtcgtgaaattttgaaaccAGCACTAGCTATGGCATCTAGTCTCAGTGATGCTTCAACCGTTTTCAAAGACTTAGTCCTATGGGATCAGTGGAAATGATGTCTCTATTAATAATGCCAGAATAAACGGtcaataaagttaaaaaaataacagtaTAAACCTTGGCGGCTGGTATTCAAGAGCAAGCAATGGCATCCTTTTACATGTGACAGATACATTTCTAACCTGcaaaaaaaaaccatttttaCAAGGAAAAAAAGTTTTACGCTAAAGGTGCATCACTGATTGTCTGATTCCATGAAAGTCGTACGGGTTTGTACTAGAATTGAACTTCGTATTTCAAgttatttcaaatcaaaacaTCAAGCAATTTTCATCAACATGGTCTTCACCATTTCATGAACATCATTTGCACAAAAGAATTCACAAACTAAGTTTCGCTTCTAATTCCAGAAATTTaacaaagaataataatttgtttggCAGGAAAAGGGTGAGGAAATTGCGTTTTTCATCTTAATATAAGTTTTTCTGTggacaaaataaacaaaccaAACTCCAATTTATGGTGCAGCATGTAAAAATGGTTTGCCATGCAAAGCATCACACAGAATGACATACCTTGTCCAGTGATGAAGCAAGAAAGTCTACAAGTTCCGGAACAACAAGAATATGAGCCCCCTTTTCTCCCTGCATAACCAAAATAACAGCttcatacaaaaaaatttagagtATGCTCCTTTGTGCATATTTCACCGCAGCATATGCAGACCAACAAATGTACAAAAATTCAACTATCAGTTTGAAGCAACAGCATATGAACAATGCTCAAATCCATGACATtctaatcataaatttaaagaacACCTACAGAAGGACTAATCTTACCCCACAGC contains:
- the LOC105176990 gene encoding uncharacterized protein LOC105176990 isoform X3, whose amino-acid sequence is MANRASLRREILHTDFLTPPVLKEAMLALAKFSDIKMVALGGYPEAERCRLTVGHPEILTSDPDIVAAMSISGNFGFEPCSHGDFLGAILGTGIVRDKLGDIILQGEKGAHILVVPELVDFLASSLDKVRNVSVTCKRMPLLALEYQPPRTKSLKTVEASLRLDAIASAGFKISRSKMANLISDGDVRVNWATVTKNNTTVKTGDIVSISGKGRLKIGEINSTRKGKFAVELLRYL